In Thermococcus thioreducens, a genomic segment contains:
- a CDS encoding V-type ATP synthase subunit C gives MEAGAVSGILNTTLAVVFAWVGYKTARIVWKYTPYSYPNARIKAMEAKLLSEQRFNELAESRTLQNFIVGLEDTDYKDYLTDVSVYTVEEIERALEKALAGTYELMIKILPKRVNPFFRFMLEEWDVRNIASVVKAKFAGEVAGDYVMEIGPMLPKVKAMAEAKTMEEILVILEGTPYEEPYQRLLLGEISLQEFETELYRMHYGKLLSYALSRKDDERVILEEFVRLKIDKANILTVLRAKSAGMTAEEIRPLIIPGGSIKLDPLLHVDDLGMALAELDSTKYGKVIRDVREEVERDLSVLERALERHIIERMNELNRFYPLSVAAPLSYILQKEREVRKLRAIAKLIEDGVHPERIKELAGDVA, from the coding sequence ATGGAAGCAGGAGCCGTAAGCGGAATCCTAAACACGACGCTGGCTGTGGTGTTCGCCTGGGTGGGATATAAGACGGCAAGGATAGTGTGGAAGTACACCCCATATTCATACCCCAACGCCAGGATAAAGGCCATGGAGGCGAAGCTCCTGAGCGAGCAGAGGTTCAACGAGCTCGCCGAGAGCAGAACGCTCCAGAACTTCATCGTTGGTCTAGAGGACACCGACTACAAGGACTACCTCACCGACGTTTCGGTCTACACCGTCGAGGAGATAGAGAGAGCCCTAGAAAAGGCCCTTGCCGGAACCTACGAGCTGATGATTAAGATCCTCCCGAAGAGGGTTAACCCGTTCTTCAGGTTCATGCTCGAGGAGTGGGACGTCAGGAACATAGCGAGTGTCGTCAAGGCCAAGTTCGCCGGCGAGGTTGCGGGCGACTACGTCATGGAGATAGGTCCGATGCTTCCAAAGGTCAAGGCCATGGCAGAGGCAAAGACCATGGAGGAGATACTCGTTATCCTTGAGGGCACTCCCTACGAGGAGCCCTACCAGAGGTTGCTCCTTGGGGAGATCTCGCTCCAGGAGTTCGAGACAGAGCTCTACAGGATGCACTATGGAAAGCTCCTCAGCTACGCCCTCTCAAGGAAAGACGACGAGCGCGTCATCCTTGAGGAGTTCGTCAGGCTCAAAATCGACAAAGCCAACATACTCACCGTTCTCAGGGCAAAGTCCGCCGGAATGACCGCGGAGGAAATAAGGCCGCTGATAATCCCAGGCGGGAGTATAAAACTTGACCCCCTCCTCCACGTTGACGACCTGGGCATGGCCTTGGCCGAGCTGGACTCTACCAAGTACGGCAAGGTCATCAGGGACGTCAGGGAGGAAGTCGAGAGGGATCTCAGCGTCCTTGAGAGGGCCCTTGAGAGGCACATCATTGAGAGGATGAACGAGCTCAACAGGTTCTACCCGCTCAGCGTCGCGGCTCCGTTAAGCTACATCCTCCAGAAGGAGAGGGAAGTCAGGAAGCTCAGGGCCATAGCGAAGCTCATCGAGGACGGAGTTCACCCTGAGAGAATAAAGGAACTCGCGGGTGATGTTGCATGA
- a CDS encoding V-type ATP synthase subunit F: MKIAVLGDKDTALGFKLAGAHEVYSFDDTPLDMERLKNKLKELVERDDIGIILITERFVQKVELPEVTLPIILQVPDKSGSRLGEEAIKEIVRRAIGVELKR, encoded by the coding sequence ATGAAGATAGCCGTGCTTGGGGACAAGGACACCGCGCTCGGCTTCAAGCTCGCCGGTGCCCACGAGGTTTATTCCTTCGACGACACCCCACTTGATATGGAGCGCCTGAAGAACAAGCTGAAGGAGCTCGTGGAGAGGGACGATATAGGGATAATCCTGATAACTGAGAGATTCGTCCAGAAAGTTGAACTTCCGGAGGTTACCCTTCCAATCATCCTTCAGGTGCCGGACAAGTCCGGCTCCAGGCTTGGTGAAGAAGCGATCAAGGAGATAGTTAGAAGGGCAATTGGTGTTGAGCTGAAGAGGTGA
- a CDS encoding ATP synthase subunit A — MGRIIRVTGPLVVADGMKGSKMYEVVRVGEMGLIGEIIRLEGDKAVIQVYEETAGIRPGEPVEGTGASLSVELGPGLLTAMYDGIQRPLNVLRELSGDFIARGLTAPALPRDKKWHFTPKVKVGDKVTGGDILGLVPETSIIEHRILVPPWVEGEIIEIAEEGDYTIEEVIAKVKKPDGSIEELKMYHKWPVRVKRPYKRKLPPEVPLITGQRTIDTFFSQAKGGTAAIPGPFGSGKTVTQHQLAKWSDAQVVVYIGCGERGNEMTDVLEEFPKLKDPKTGKPLMERTVLIANTSNMPVAAREASIYTGITIAEYFRDQGYDVALMADSTSRWAEALREISGRLEEMPGEEGYPASLASKIAEFYERAGRVVTLGSDERIGSVSVIGAVSPPGGDFSEPVVQNTLRVVKVFWALDADLARRRHFPAINWLRSYSLYLDSIQDWWHKNVDPEWRKMRDTAMALLQKEAELQEIVRIVGPDALPDREKAVLIVTRMLREDYLQQDAFDEVDTYCPPKKQVTMMRVILNFYEKTMEAVDRGIPVDEIARLPVREKIGRMKFEPEIEKVKALIDETNEQFEELFKRYGA, encoded by the coding sequence ATGGGAAGGATAATTCGTGTTACCGGTCCGCTCGTCGTTGCCGACGGAATGAAAGGCTCGAAGATGTACGAGGTCGTCCGCGTCGGCGAAATGGGGCTCATAGGAGAAATCATCCGCCTTGAGGGGGACAAAGCGGTCATTCAGGTCTATGAGGAGACTGCAGGTATAAGACCGGGTGAGCCTGTTGAAGGAACCGGGGCTTCACTGAGCGTCGAGCTCGGTCCCGGACTTCTTACCGCGATGTACGATGGAATTCAGAGGCCGCTCAACGTTCTCAGGGAGCTCAGCGGCGACTTCATAGCGAGGGGCCTCACCGCCCCGGCTCTGCCCCGGGACAAGAAGTGGCACTTTACACCGAAGGTCAAGGTCGGAGATAAGGTTACCGGCGGCGACATCCTCGGCCTCGTTCCTGAAACCAGCATCATAGAGCACAGAATCCTCGTCCCGCCGTGGGTCGAGGGTGAGATAATCGAGATTGCCGAGGAAGGCGACTACACCATAGAGGAGGTCATAGCAAAGGTCAAGAAGCCGGACGGGAGCATAGAGGAGCTCAAGATGTACCACAAGTGGCCCGTCCGTGTTAAGAGGCCCTACAAGAGGAAGCTCCCGCCGGAGGTTCCGCTCATCACCGGACAAAGAACCATTGACACCTTCTTCAGCCAGGCCAAGGGCGGAACCGCGGCAATTCCGGGCCCCTTCGGTTCAGGAAAGACCGTCACCCAGCACCAGCTCGCCAAGTGGAGCGACGCCCAGGTGGTAGTTTACATAGGCTGTGGTGAGCGCGGAAACGAGATGACCGATGTCCTTGAGGAGTTCCCGAAGCTCAAGGACCCGAAGACCGGGAAGCCGCTCATGGAGAGGACGGTTCTCATAGCCAACACCTCGAACATGCCGGTCGCGGCAAGGGAGGCCTCAATCTACACCGGAATCACCATCGCCGAGTACTTCCGCGACCAGGGCTACGATGTCGCTCTGATGGCAGACTCGACGAGCAGGTGGGCTGAAGCTTTGCGTGAAATCTCCGGAAGGCTTGAGGAGATGCCCGGTGAGGAGGGCTATCCAGCTTCCCTCGCCAGTAAGATTGCCGAGTTCTACGAGCGTGCCGGCCGTGTGGTCACCCTCGGAAGCGACGAGAGGATTGGAAGTGTTTCCGTCATAGGTGCCGTTTCACCGCCCGGTGGAGACTTCAGCGAGCCCGTCGTCCAGAACACGTTGAGGGTCGTCAAGGTCTTCTGGGCGCTCGATGCTGACTTGGCCAGGAGGAGACACTTCCCGGCAATCAACTGGCTCAGGAGCTACTCCCTCTACCTCGACTCAATTCAGGACTGGTGGCACAAGAACGTTGATCCCGAGTGGAGGAAGATGCGCGACACGGCAATGGCGCTCCTCCAGAAGGAGGCGGAACTGCAGGAGATAGTCAGAATCGTCGGTCCGGACGCGTTGCCCGACAGGGAGAAGGCGGTGCTCATAGTCACAAGGATGCTCCGTGAGGACTACCTCCAGCAGGATGCGTTTGACGAGGTGGACACCTACTGCCCGCCGAAGAAGCAGGTCACCATGATGAGGGTTATCCTCAACTTCTACGAGAAGACCATGGAGGCCGTCGACAGGGGGATTCCGGTCGACGAGATAGCCAGGCTCCCGGTCAGGGAGAAAATAGGCCGTATGAAGTTCGAGCCGGAGATAGAGAAGGTCAAAGCCCTCATCGATGAGACGAACGAGCAGTTTGAAGAGCTCTTTAAGAGGTACGGAGCGTGA
- a CDS encoding ATP synthase subunit B, producing MPGMEYSTVSKIYGPLMIVQGVKGVAYGEVVEIETESGEKRKGQVLEAREDMAIVQVFEGTRDLDIKSTRVRFTGETLKVPVSMDMLGRVFNGIGKPIDGGPDIIPEDRRDVHGAPLNPVARAYPRDFIQTGVSAIDGMNTLIRGQKLPIFSGSGLPHNMLAAQIARQAKVLGEEEQFAVVFAAMGITYEEANFFKKSFEETGAIERAVLFLNLADDPAIERIITPRMALTVAEYLAFDYDMQVLVILTDMTNYAEALREISAAREEVPGRRGYPGYMYTDLATIYERAGRVRGRKGSITQVPILTMPDDDITHPIPDLTGYITEGQIVLSRELHRKGIYPPIDVLPSLSRLMKDGIGKGMTREDHPQLSQQLYAAYAEGRSLRDLVAVVGEEALSETDRKYLKFADRFEREFVAQRYDEDRSIEETLDLGWELLAELPESELKRVRKEYILKYHPKYRKREG from the coding sequence ATGCCGGGAATGGAGTACTCGACCGTTAGCAAGATTTACGGGCCGCTCATGATCGTCCAGGGCGTCAAAGGTGTGGCATACGGTGAGGTCGTCGAGATAGAGACCGAGAGCGGGGAGAAGAGGAAGGGACAGGTGCTTGAGGCCAGGGAGGACATGGCAATCGTTCAGGTCTTCGAGGGGACTAGAGACCTCGACATAAAGAGCACCCGCGTCCGCTTCACCGGCGAGACTCTCAAGGTTCCGGTCAGCATGGACATGCTCGGCAGGGTCTTCAACGGTATCGGAAAGCCGATAGACGGAGGTCCGGATATAATCCCGGAGGACAGGCGCGACGTCCACGGCGCTCCCCTCAATCCCGTCGCGAGGGCCTACCCGAGGGACTTCATCCAGACCGGTGTTTCCGCTATAGACGGAATGAACACCCTCATCCGCGGTCAGAAGCTGCCCATCTTCAGCGGTTCAGGTCTTCCACACAACATGCTCGCTGCCCAGATAGCCAGGCAGGCGAAGGTCCTTGGTGAAGAGGAGCAGTTCGCGGTAGTTTTCGCGGCCATGGGTATCACCTATGAGGAGGCCAACTTCTTCAAGAAGAGCTTCGAGGAGACCGGGGCTATCGAAAGGGCCGTCCTCTTCCTTAACCTGGCAGACGACCCTGCCATCGAGCGCATCATCACCCCACGTATGGCGCTGACGGTTGCCGAATACCTCGCCTTCGACTACGACATGCAGGTTCTGGTTATACTCACCGACATGACCAACTACGCGGAAGCTTTGCGTGAGATTTCCGCGGCGAGGGAAGAGGTTCCAGGAAGGCGCGGTTATCCCGGTTACATGTACACCGACTTGGCGACCATCTATGAGCGTGCCGGCCGTGTCAGGGGCAGGAAGGGTTCCATCACCCAGGTGCCCATCCTGACGATGCCGGACGACGACATCACCCACCCGATTCCAGATTTGACCGGTTACATCACCGAGGGACAGATAGTCCTCAGCAGGGAGCTGCACAGAAAGGGTATCTACCCGCCCATTGACGTTCTCCCGAGCCTCAGCCGTCTGATGAAGGACGGTATAGGTAAGGGAATGACCAGGGAAGACCACCCGCAGCTCAGCCAGCAGCTCTACGCTGCCTACGCTGAGGGACGTTCCCTGAGGGACCTCGTCGCCGTTGTTGGTGAGGAGGCACTCAGCGAGACCGACAGGAAGTACCTCAAGTTCGCTGACAGGTTTGAGCGTGAATTCGTCGCCCAGCGCTACGACGAGGACAGGAGCATCGAGGAGACCCTCGACCTCGGCTGGGAGCTCCTAGCTGAACTTCCGGAGAGCGAGCTCAAGCGTGTCAGGAAGGAGTACATCCTCAAGTACCACCCGAAGTACCGGAAGAGGGAGGGCTGA
- a CDS encoding V-type ATP synthase subunit D, whose amino-acid sequence MAELLNVKPTRMELLNLKRRIKLAKKGHKLLKDKQDALVMEFFTIYDEALQLREELGRKMAEAFSALQSAEIDVGTLRLREIGLSVKPNREVEIKRRNVMGVPVPLIEAESFRRSADERGYAFVSSSAKVDLAAGKFEEVLDLAVRLAEVEETLKRLAKEIEVTKRRVNALEYIIIPRMEATVKFIKQRLDEMERENFFRLKRVKALIEARTHAEGS is encoded by the coding sequence ATGGCAGAGCTTCTCAACGTCAAGCCCACCCGTATGGAGCTCCTGAACCTCAAGAGGCGCATTAAGCTGGCAAAAAAGGGCCACAAGCTCCTCAAGGACAAGCAGGACGCCTTGGTCATGGAGTTCTTCACGATATACGACGAGGCGCTCCAGCTTAGGGAAGAGCTGGGCAGGAAGATGGCTGAGGCCTTCTCTGCCCTTCAGAGTGCTGAGATAGACGTTGGAACCCTGCGCCTCAGGGAGATAGGCCTCTCCGTGAAGCCCAACAGGGAGGTCGAGATAAAGCGGAGGAACGTCATGGGCGTCCCGGTTCCTCTCATCGAGGCAGAATCCTTCAGGAGGAGCGCGGACGAGCGCGGCTACGCCTTCGTTTCCAGCTCGGCCAAGGTGGATCTCGCCGCCGGGAAGTTCGAGGAGGTTCTTGACCTGGCCGTCCGCCTGGCCGAGGTGGAGGAGACACTCAAGAGGCTCGCGAAGGAGATAGAGGTCACCAAGAGGCGCGTCAATGCCCTTGAGTACATCATAATCCCCAGGATGGAAGCCACCGTCAAGTTCATCAAGCAGCGCCTCGACGAAATGGAGCGCGAGAACTTCTTCAGGCTGAAGAGGGTCAAGGCGCTGATAGAGGCAAGAACCCATGCAGAGGGTTCGTGA
- a CDS encoding alanyl-tRNA editing protein encodes MTEKLFYANAYLWEAGATVQKAERDGKNVKLLLDRTIFYPEGGGQPSDRGIIVGEGFRIIVEKVDGKDEIWHEGKLEGRLPEAGEPVRLILDAEWRYENMRQHTGQHILSAVFKDLYDANTTGFQIFEAYNKIEIDYLGELTWEMIFEVEKAANGIVWSDLPVEVEVYEELPDELRKKLRKELSDKVQPPIRIVSIPGVDVIPCGGTHVRSTREVGIIKVVNFYRKSRKLWRIEFVCGNRALKYLDELMADYWLSLDEMSNKNRPLVERVKELKAEMEKLEEEKDGLRRELWRWKAKALLDNAEEINGIRVVSYIEDAPMKDAQAFVVYLVDKNPGTVALVAGENYAIFAKNREVGGISMRDLLGKVLSEVGGGGGGSETLARGGGFKVRPEEVLETARRALSAHLG; translated from the coding sequence ATGACCGAGAAGCTGTTCTATGCCAACGCTTACCTCTGGGAGGCCGGGGCCACTGTTCAAAAGGCTGAGAGAGACGGCAAAAACGTGAAATTGCTCCTTGACAGGACGATTTTCTACCCCGAAGGCGGTGGCCAGCCCTCAGATAGGGGGATTATAGTCGGCGAGGGCTTCAGGATAATCGTTGAAAAGGTCGATGGAAAGGACGAGATATGGCACGAGGGGAAACTTGAAGGCCGCCTTCCCGAGGCAGGTGAACCGGTGAGGTTAATCCTTGATGCCGAGTGGCGCTACGAGAACATGCGCCAGCATACTGGACAGCACATACTCTCCGCGGTCTTCAAGGACCTCTACGACGCCAACACGACGGGCTTCCAGATATTCGAGGCCTACAACAAGATAGAGATAGACTATCTCGGTGAGCTCACATGGGAGATGATTTTTGAGGTTGAGAAAGCTGCCAACGGAATCGTCTGGTCGGACCTTCCGGTTGAGGTGGAGGTTTACGAGGAGCTTCCCGATGAGCTCAGAAAAAAGCTCCGGAAGGAGCTCTCCGATAAAGTCCAGCCCCCGATAAGGATAGTCTCCATTCCCGGGGTTGACGTCATCCCCTGCGGCGGAACCCACGTGAGGAGCACCCGTGAGGTCGGTATCATAAAGGTGGTCAACTTCTACCGGAAGAGCAGGAAGCTGTGGAGGATAGAGTTCGTCTGCGGAAACAGGGCGCTGAAGTACCTGGACGAGCTTATGGCTGACTACTGGCTGAGCCTCGATGAGATGTCGAACAAGAACCGCCCGCTCGTCGAGCGCGTGAAGGAGCTCAAGGCCGAAATGGAGAAACTTGAGGAGGAAAAGGACGGCCTTAGAAGAGAGCTCTGGAGATGGAAGGCAAAGGCCCTGCTGGACAACGCAGAGGAAATCAATGGAATCAGAGTCGTCTCGTACATCGAGGACGCCCCGATGAAAGACGCCCAGGCCTTCGTGGTTTACCTCGTTGATAAGAACCCCGGCACTGTGGCCCTGGTGGCCGGCGAGAACTACGCCATATTCGCCAAGAACAGGGAAGTTGGAGGCATCTCGATGAGAGACCTCCTGGGGAAGGTTCTTTCGGAAGTCGGCGGGGGTGGGGGCGGAAGTGAGACCCTTGCGAGAGGGGGAGGGTTCAAGGTGAGGCCCGAAGAGGTTCTAGAAACCGCTCGCAGGGCTCTGAGTGCCCACCTTGGGTGA
- a CDS encoding ABC transporter permease subunit, whose product MSLRRIVIRYTIVTLLVAFVLGYAIKGVVEKRAYLEAIDFFQYNPNAGKVVAAAEKLGMDPFEYYVKYIAPKNHPELGKSSLRVGLEYLVLTFKGLLGPSRERGWSYLCGFIKPSWDFVYNTLIFLVMAEVAVVLLALLLSFRAVKSERFSGFLQTAARAFNGIPVWFFVVLFFLLIIYSPIPSDLANGLKGSGLRMLAYFVFPVLSVLLVASWGLAEGITVVMREEFGQFYVEAKRAMGLPESRVKRHIVRASIVPVMHVWLQNFIEVQTLVLVVDYLFKLNGLGTVLASTLIITPDSVFFFPGTFAFVVMVLVLLNFLVSMTVEVLSIKLEPRGGK is encoded by the coding sequence TTGTCCCTGCGGCGGATAGTAATAAGATATACCATAGTAACCCTCCTGGTCGCGTTTGTGCTTGGATACGCCATAAAGGGTGTCGTGGAGAAGAGGGCATACCTGGAGGCTATAGATTTCTTCCAGTACAATCCCAACGCGGGGAAGGTTGTGGCTGCGGCAGAAAAGCTCGGTATGGATCCCTTTGAATATTACGTTAAATACATCGCCCCTAAAAACCATCCCGAGCTGGGAAAGTCGAGCCTCAGGGTCGGTCTGGAGTACCTGGTGCTCACCTTTAAGGGCCTTCTCGGACCTTCCCGGGAACGGGGCTGGAGCTACCTCTGCGGTTTCATCAAGCCAAGCTGGGACTTCGTTTACAACACCCTTATTTTCCTCGTCATGGCTGAGGTAGCCGTCGTTCTTCTGGCACTTCTGCTGTCGTTTAGGGCCGTGAAGAGCGAGCGCTTCTCCGGCTTCCTCCAAACTGCCGCCAGAGCCTTCAACGGCATCCCGGTGTGGTTCTTTGTAGTACTCTTTTTCCTGCTCATAATCTACTCTCCCATTCCGTCAGATCTGGCGAACGGCCTCAAAGGCTCCGGCTTGAGAATGCTCGCCTATTTCGTCTTCCCCGTCCTCTCCGTGCTCCTCGTTGCCTCATGGGGGCTCGCGGAGGGCATAACGGTCGTTATGAGGGAGGAGTTCGGGCAGTTCTACGTTGAAGCAAAGAGGGCGATGGGTCTGCCCGAGAGTAGGGTGAAGAGGCACATCGTGAGGGCCTCCATAGTCCCGGTAATGCACGTCTGGCTCCAGAACTTCATCGAAGTACAAACGCTCGTCCTTGTCGTTGACTACCTCTTCAAACTCAACGGCCTGGGGACTGTACTCGCATCAACGCTCATCATAACCCCCGACAGCGTGTTTTTCTTCCCTGGGACGTTCGCCTTCGTTGTCATGGTGCTGGTCCTCCTGAACTTCCTGGTCTCGATGACCGTTGAGGTTCTCTCGATAAAGCTGGAACCGAGGGGTGGGAAATGA
- a CDS encoding ABC transporter permease, translating to MRRRTLGAAILVAFLLFTAFSYATLDKVKLDNWDNYIFWVDYPRGAKPVWLADSSKTVAFSGTLDYIVTQTAPSNILLEGDGRVSITIFRPDGKVVRLGGTINGTTSVNSNVELALQARRFAIEELGMRREDLAFITPTQALFMDGAKKPLPGNYTVQVDPAGVKAAIIGDTYGSLGTDYKGRDLWVGFIGSTVNTLILASLTTLLIIIVGLLLGIGSGYYENRFGDAVSVLLEALNSIPYLPLAIVIIFVLSSTGSHGKLEMGTVELALVLSLLLVGKFASAVKGIVMHEKVQEYIESARALGAGDLAIIVRHIMKAVVPYALSYSTLLFAQMIAVVSVLGLFGIIPGVNWGSFVAEAFSQNAIYTLWWWPLSPSVAIVLVSVSLTLLSGSSG from the coding sequence ATGAGGAGAAGAACGCTCGGCGCGGCGATATTAGTTGCGTTCCTCCTTTTCACGGCATTCTCTTACGCCACCCTGGATAAGGTCAAGCTCGACAACTGGGACAACTACATCTTCTGGGTTGACTACCCCCGGGGCGCTAAACCGGTGTGGCTTGCCGACTCGTCCAAAACCGTCGCCTTTAGTGGGACCCTTGACTACATCGTGACCCAAACAGCCCCCTCCAACATCCTGCTTGAGGGGGACGGAAGGGTGTCCATAACGATATTCCGCCCCGATGGGAAGGTCGTTAGACTTGGAGGGACGATAAACGGCACCACGAGCGTTAACTCGAACGTTGAGCTGGCACTCCAGGCGAGGCGCTTTGCCATTGAGGAGCTCGGAATGAGAAGGGAGGATCTGGCGTTCATAACGCCGACCCAGGCTCTGTTCATGGACGGGGCTAAGAAGCCCCTTCCCGGAAACTACACCGTTCAGGTCGATCCGGCGGGAGTTAAGGCGGCGATAATTGGCGACACCTACGGTTCCCTCGGCACGGACTACAAGGGAAGGGACCTGTGGGTGGGTTTCATCGGTTCGACTGTGAACACGCTGATCCTGGCATCTTTAACGACCCTGCTGATAATAATCGTCGGCCTCCTCCTGGGCATTGGTTCAGGCTATTACGAGAACCGGTTTGGGGATGCAGTTTCGGTTCTGCTGGAGGCCCTGAACTCCATTCCCTACCTCCCCCTGGCGATAGTGATAATATTCGTCCTCTCCTCGACGGGTTCCCACGGCAAGCTTGAGATGGGAACCGTCGAACTGGCCCTCGTGCTGTCCCTGCTCCTCGTCGGGAAGTTTGCGAGTGCCGTTAAGGGCATCGTCATGCACGAGAAGGTTCAGGAGTACATAGAATCCGCGAGGGCCCTGGGTGCGGGCGACCTGGCGATAATCGTGAGGCATATAATGAAGGCAGTCGTCCCCTACGCCCTCTCGTACTCCACGCTTCTCTTCGCCCAGATGATAGCGGTGGTTTCTGTACTCGGCCTCTTCGGGATAATCCCTGGCGTTAACTGGGGCTCCTTTGTGGCCGAAGCCTTCTCTCAAAACGCCATTTACACCCTCTGGTGGTGGCCGCTCTCTCCCTCTGTGGCGATAGTTCTGGTGAGTGTGAGTTTAACCCTGCTTAGCGGCTCATCTGGTTAG
- a CDS encoding ABC transporter permease, with translation MKKIPNKVKIAASILLFYLLAAAVGPSLANEEAIHNWNNKMYWADNPKLVPPSWINLFGKNLPPTENLAPTKIEGNLYVYEYDFRYSEAPQDIIVYSEFPCDMTINITLPDGREYTLYRGLSRSKIRLGMMFMVMGKIAQDKGLNYTDSDLIFRGGLDPIFMGKDGVEKGTYIIEITSENEPKVRVLGRVYGILGTDSTGRDIWQGFVWGFRETMVMVVTVGFTAVAIGAVLGVLSALYGIAGTVTDALTKLSTILPLVPVMVMMVPITGKVTYGGHLEVPFWSFVLLMGLLLFGKIARNVRALVETELGKEYVESAISLGGSRWWILRHHVSRAVLPYSVYQFSIVMPKVVALVSLLGFFEAIPGFNWGTLLGNMITENQLFSMAWWIVVPIGAALAVFAMAFVLINLSIEDRFLTR, from the coding sequence ATGAAAAAGATTCCCAACAAGGTAAAGATTGCCGCGAGCATACTCCTCTTCTACCTCCTAGCAGCAGCGGTGGGACCGAGCCTTGCCAACGAGGAGGCAATACACAACTGGAACAACAAGATGTACTGGGCCGACAACCCGAAGCTCGTCCCGCCGAGCTGGATCAACCTTTTTGGAAAAAACCTGCCCCCAACGGAGAACCTGGCCCCCACGAAAATCGAGGGAAACCTCTACGTCTACGAATACGACTTCCGCTACTCCGAGGCTCCACAGGACATAATAGTTTACTCGGAGTTCCCGTGCGATATGACCATAAACATAACCCTCCCCGACGGCAGGGAGTATACTCTCTACCGGGGGCTGTCGAGGAGCAAGATAAGGCTCGGCATGATGTTTATGGTAATGGGAAAGATAGCCCAAGACAAGGGGCTGAACTACACGGACTCCGATCTCATTTTCAGAGGGGGCTTAGATCCAATATTCATGGGTAAAGATGGGGTGGAAAAGGGCACCTACATCATTGAGATAACCTCCGAAAATGAACCGAAGGTCAGAGTACTTGGGAGGGTCTACGGAATCCTCGGGACGGACTCGACCGGAAGGGACATCTGGCAGGGCTTTGTCTGGGGCTTCAGGGAGACGATGGTTATGGTGGTCACCGTTGGCTTCACCGCAGTCGCCATCGGCGCTGTTCTGGGCGTGCTGAGCGCCCTGTATGGAATCGCAGGCACAGTAACTGATGCCCTTACAAAGCTCTCGACAATACTGCCCCTCGTTCCGGTAATGGTGATGATGGTCCCGATTACCGGCAAGGTCACCTATGGCGGCCATCTGGAGGTGCCGTTCTGGAGCTTCGTCCTTCTGATGGGACTGCTCCTCTTCGGAAAAATAGCGAGAAACGTCAGGGCGCTCGTTGAGACGGAGCTGGGCAAGGAGTACGTGGAATCGGCGATAAGCCTCGGGGGCTCAAGGTGGTGGATATTGAGGCACCACGTATCCCGGGCGGTTCTGCCGTACAGCGTCTACCAGTTCTCAATAGTCATGCCGAAGGTTGTCGCGCTGGTGTCCCTCCTGGGCTTCTTTGAGGCAATACCTGGATTCAACTGGGGAACACTGCTGGGCAACATGATAACGGAGAACCAGCTCTTCAGCATGGCGTGGTGGATAGTGGTTCCCATTGGAGCCGCGCTGGCGGTGTTTGCGATGGCCTTCGTGCTGATAAACCTGAGCATAGAGGATAGGTTCCTAACCAGATGA